In Pseudohongiella acticola, the sequence CCCTCTGAGGACCGGCGCAATGGTGCTCTGCTCGGGCAACAGTACGCCCTGCTGCTGAAACTCGGTCACGCTGTAATCGGCAGCACCCGGAGTACCATCGTAAAAATAACCGTTCTCCAGCAACATGAATCGACGACCACTGGCCTCATCCACAATGGGACGCGCGGATTCAGCCACCATAATACGCAGCCCGGAATCTCCCTGCGCTGGATTGGGATCACGCAGCACCACAAACGGGTTATTCAATTGACGTCCGACATCAGTCTGCGACAGTGACTCCGCGTAGGTCACGCGTTGCCCGCGATTAAAAGACTGAAACTGGCCCGACACAATCAGATCAATCTCGGTCAGCTCATCCTGGGACTGGCGCAGCGCTTCCGTCTGCTGCAGACCAGCCGGGGCTGCGTACAGGCTCAGCGCCGCCATGGCAACAGCCAACAATAATCCAATACCCATGGTCATATTGAGCAGTCTGGAGCGGCTGAAACCACAGGCATGCAGCACAACCATTTCGTTTTCCGCATACATGCGACCGTAGGCCAGCAATACCGCCAGAAAAAAAGCAAACGGCACAATAATCAACAGAAACTCAGGCAGGCGATAGAGCATCAACATCAGCAGGATGTCGGTGGTCATCTTGCCGGCGACGGCATCGGCCAGGTACTGCAGAAATCGCGATGTAAACGATACAACCAGCAATATCAACGACACCGCCAGGGTGACCTGAAGAATTTGCTGAGTGAAGTACCGAAACAGAATCAATGGATAGTAGCCTGCTTATTCATCAGACTCGCCAACCAGACTCTTGAAGGCCAGTGGCACAGCCGCGATTTTATGTTTGTCGAAATCAAAAAACACAACGCCCTGCTTGGCATTGCACACGACCCGGTCCAGGGCCGAGTTGGTAATCTGAAAACAGATATCGCAACCATACTTGTTGAACCGGCTGACGCCAACCTCTATCACCAGTACATCCTTGGCAAAGGATTGTGATCGGTAATCCACTGCCATGTCCGTCACAACCATGCCCAGACCGAAGATATTGGCTTCAGTCAGCCCCAGGCTGGCCAGAAACTGCAATCTCGCCTCATGCAGAATATGCACCATGGCTACGCTGTTCAGGTGCTTGGCGTAGTCCAGATCGCTGAACCGCACCGGGTGCTCCATCGTAAACAGGAACTCTTCCGGCATGTTAATTTTGACGCGAGGCATATCAACTCCGTAAACAACGCTTGAATATTGGGCAGGGCAAATAAATTGGCGGCAATTTTAATCGTCCGGCGCACGAAAGTACACTTAACCCGGAGCAAATCGGACATGGCCGGAAAAAGCCACAACCTGCCATGTTATAGTCAGTAATGGCGCAGGTTGCCTTGGTTTGGCTTATTCTCTACGATGGTGTGCCTGCGCAATCGCATCGATATCATGGAATCGTCATAAGGATCCCCTATGAAATACCAACTGCTCGCGAGCAAAACACTGGACAAAAAAACTGACTGCCTGGTACTGGGCGTCTGGGACAGGACAGGGCTTGATGCACCGTTGGAAATGCTTTCCGCCCTCGTTGTTCAGCAGTGCACCGACATCATCAAAAACGGTGATATCAAAGGTAAAGCCGGCGAAACCCTGCTGGTGCACGCACCCGCCAACGCCGCAACCAGCCGCATATTGCTGGTTGGCCTGGGTGACAAAAACAAATTCGATGCCAAGGTGTATCGAAAAATCGTTCGTGCAACCGCTCAGGCCTTGAACAAAACTCCGGCCAAAACCGCGTTGGTCAGCCTGGTGCAACTCCCCATTAGCAACCGCGACAGCGCCTGGGCGACAGCACAACTGGTCACTGAAATTGGCAATGCGCAGTATCGTTATGATCAGACCAAGAGTACAAAGGCCGAAAAACCCGCGCTCAGCAGTATTGTTATTGCAGCGGCTGCGGATACCAACCGCAAGGCAATGAACGCCGCCATCACCGCTGGCGAGGCCATCAGTCTGGGCATGAGTGTGGCCCGTGAACTGGGCAATCTGCCCGGTAATATCTGCACGCCTTCGTATCTGGCCGAACGTGCAATCGACCTGGGCAAGCGTAACAAAGCCGTCAAGACCAAAGTGCTGTCAGAAAAACAGATGGAGAACCTAAAAATGGGATCCCTGCTGTCAGTTGGCCGCGGCTCCAAAGAAGAATCGCGACTAATCGTGATTGAATACAAAGGCAGCCGCAAAGCCCATGCGGCGCCTTACTGCCTGGTCGGCAAAGGTATTACCTTCGACACCGGCGGCATCAGTATTAAACCCGGCGCGGGCATGGATGAAATGAAGTTTGACATGTGTGGCGCCGCCAGTGTCATGGGCACCATGACAGCTATTGCCAAACTGGGCCTGCCGATCAATGTGACGGCTGTTATTGCCGCCGCCGAAAACATGCCCGGCAGTCAGGCAACCAAGCCCGGCGACATTGTCACCAGCATGTCCGGCAAAACCATCGAAATTCTTAATACAGACGCCGAAGGCCGGCTGGTACTGTGTGATGCGTTGACCTATGCCGAACGTTTCAAGCCCAGAACCGTTATCGATATCGCCACCCTTACCGGCGCCGCTGTTGCTACCTTTGGCGACGTCAACACAGCCATGCTGAGCAACAACGAGGCACTTGCACAGGAACTGTTCGCGCTGGGGCAGGACACGCTTGATACGGTCTGGCAGTTGCCGCTGGACGACGAATATCAGTCCTTGCTGGACAGCAATTTTGCTGACATCGCTAACATCGGTGGGCCCAGGGCGGGCACAATCACTGCTGCCTGTTTCCTGTCTCGTTTCACCCAGAAATTTCAATGGGCGCATCTCGACATTGCCGGCACCGCCTGGCTGGGCGGTGGGCAGAAAGGCGCAACCGGGCGGCCGGTGCCCTTGCTGGTTGAGTATCTGCGCAAGCAAAAGGACTGACAGCTGAGCTGAATGCGTTGCTGCCGGATAAACAATAGAAATCCAGTGGTAACGCTTCAGTCGTAACATCCAGTGTACTCGTGGGTCCCACTTGTGCCTTACACGTAAGCACCAACGTTTCTTAAAAGACCAGGTCCGAACTGCCCATGGAATCGATTTATTATGTGCTTTGCTGGCACTGCCACCGACGCTGCAAACATTGCTACGACGAGCGCTTTCGTCCCTACGTTCGGGACGAACTCGACTCTGTTGTCACCGAAGCTGCCAACAGTGCGCCCGCCATCATCAGCAACCTGCCAGTTTCCATGCAGTACCTCGACCGCAACTCCCCGGACCCAGACAGTCCGGGCGGCTTCAGGAAACGCACAGGCCGCATCATCATTTCCGGCGGCGATGTGTTGACCGAGCCGGTGCGTGAACGGGTTTTGTATCCCGCACTGGAGGCAATCCGTGATAAATACCGCGACCAGGGGGGCGTCAAGGTCATCGTGCAGACCACCGGCGACCTGCTGACCGAAAAAATACTCGATGAATTATTGAGCCGTGGTGTCTGGTCGGTGTCGGCTGCTGGTATCGACGACTACCACGTCGGCATGCAGGGTGAAAAAAAATACGAACTGGCGGCGCGCCTCAAGACGATGTTTGAGGCCGCTGGCATGATAAGTGTTGCCGACCATGACAAACGTCGCGATCTCGACCAGACCGGGCCACCAGTATACAGTCTGTTTGGTGCCACAGACGATGCCTGGATAGGCAAAATCTGGCCCCGCGGCCGGGCCTGGCGCAACAGTCTGTCAAAGGCGACCATGGCAGATAATTTCTGTAATGCATGGTCGGGTGGACTCGGATTTCTGGAGCATGGATTCAGTGGCTCGGAAGTGTCCATCGATCCCGATGGCAATGTCTTTCCCTGCTGTCTGAAAACCGCACGTCCGCTGGGCAACCTGACAGAAGAGCCCTTACTCGACATTCTCGACAGTCTGGCAGGTCACCCTGTCTTTGAGGCAATCAATGCCGGCAAACCCGAACGAATGGGCCTGAGTCTGGACTTGCCTGTTCAGCAGTTTCTGGAAGCCAGCCACACTCAAACACCCGACGGCAGCGACTACAGCAACATCTGTATCGGCTGTGATGCCTTTTTCCGCGACCACCTTGAGGGTGTGCTGCACGACCTGCACCGACAACGGCTGAATCGTCGACTTAACATGATACCCATACATCAGACATCATGAGCGTGACGTCAGTACCGGCCTGGTATCTCAATTGTTTGCTGCGCATTGTGTGGCTGCGATACGGAATGTTGTCTGCGCAGCTTATAATGACAGTGGTGACCGCTGGTGAACTCAATGCCCAGACACCGAACCCGGCTGATTGGTCATCGGTTGTGCAGCAGGCAGACAATCAGGACCTGTATTTTTATACCTGGGGCGGCGATCAACAGACCAATGCCTACCTGGCCTGGACCCGGCAACAGCTTGAGATTAACTACAACATCCGTATGACCCATGTTCGCCTGAGCGATACGGCAGATGCAGTCTCCCGTATTCTGGCCGAGCGCCAGGCCGGTAATCTGGATCGCGGGGCTGTCGATCTGTTATGGCTGAACGGTGAAAACTTCGCAAGCCTGAAAAACAATGATTTGTTATTTGGACCCTGGGCCGAGCAGCTTCCAAACTTTGGCTTGGTCAATGCGGAAGACAATCCTGATGTCCGCACCGATTTTACCCTACCGGTAGAAGGATATGAGTCGCCATGGCTCAGAGCGCATCTGGTGTTTTATTACGACACTGCCTATATCGATGCACCACCGGCAAATATAACTGAACTGCTGGCCTGGGCGCAGCGCCATCCGGGCGAGTTCACCTATCCCCGCCCACCCGATTTTTTGGCAACCACGTTCCTGAAACAGGCGCTGCTGGAACTGGCCGACGATACTACTCCGCTCTACGGGCCTGTTGAGGACAGCGATTTCGACGCCATCACGGCTCCGCTCTGGCAGTTTCTGGATGCACTGCACCCCTTGCTGCTACGCCAGGGTCGCAATTTTCCAGCCAACGGTTCGGCCGTGCGACAGTTGATGGCGGACGGTGAAATCGCGCTGGCACTGTCGTTTAACCCCACCGACGCGGTAAACAGTGTTCTTCGCGGAGAATTGCCGGAGAGCATTCGCACCTACGTTTCCAATCGCGGCACATTGGCCAATGTCAGTTTCGTGGCTATCCCGTTCAATGCCAGCCACAAGGCGGCTGCTATGGTTGCTGCCAATTTCCTGTTATCCGTACCCGCCCAGCTGCGCGCGCAGGATCCTGACCATATGGGCGGCACTGCGGCAATAGACGTGGACGTATTGCCGCCCTCCGAGCAGAGGCTGTTTGCCGCTACCCGCCAGTCCCACCCGGCAGCACCAGCACTGATGACCGACAACCAGCAATTACAGGAACCCCACCCAAGCTGGATGGATGCCCTTGAACAAGCCTGGATGGCACGCTATGGCAGTCGCTGATTTAACACACCGGACGGAAACCTGACATGTTACGAGCGGCCCCGGTGCTGATGATCGGCCTGTTGATTCTGCCTGTGCTGGCAGGGCTGAGCGTTATTGTACTGCCGTCTTTTGGTTATCTGCCTGCTCTGCAACAGACTGATCCCGGCCTGTCCGTTTGGCGAGAGCTGCTACACACCCCTGGTATTGGCCACAGCGTCACGCTCAGCTTGGGCGCCGCGATAGTGACGCCCTTGCTATCGCTGTTTTTGGTGATGCTGTTTCTGGCCAGCGTCAGCGGTACCCGCTGGGCACATGCCATGCGACGTCTGGTGGCGCCCCTGCTGGCGGTGCCTCATGCTGCTGCCGCCTTCGGCCTGGCTTTTCTGATTGCGCCGTCTGGCTTTGCACTTCGGCTCATCTCACCCGAACCAAGCGGATGGCAACGGCCACCGGATCTGTTAATCCTGAATGACCCTTTGGGGCTTTCCATGATGCTCGGCCTTGTTCTCAAGGAAATTCCGTTTCTACTGTTGATGGCGTTGGCGGCGTTACCTCAGATAAACCCGGAACAGCGCGTCACCATGGCCCGAACGCTGGGATACCGACCAGTACTGGCCTGGCTGTGGACTGTCGCGCCGGCACTCTATCCGCTATTGCGACTGCCCCTGTTTGCCGTTATCGCCTTTGCATCGGCCACCGTTGACGTTGCCCTGATTCTGGGTCCTTCATTACCCCCGACCCTCAGCGTTCGTATCATCGGCTGGTTCAGTGACCCTGATCTGAATCAGCGCTTGCTGGCCTCAGCCGCCGCGCTGTTGCAACTCATCGTGACGTTGTCGGCCATCGGACTGTGGATTGCCACTGAAAAACTTGTCGCTCGCCTGTATCGCAGGCTTCTGCTCAGTGGTATCCGGGGCACAGGTCATGCGTTGCTGGCGGCAACAGGCAAAGTCCTGATGATGCTGACACTGGGTGCGCTATTGATCAGCGTGCTGCTGTTACTGGTACACGCATTTGCCGGCATCTGGCGCTTTCCGGCGAACCTGCCGGCCTCCTGGACCCTTCAACACTGGCATTCGGTGGGGCCGACACTGCTCGGCCCACTGGCCAACACAATGGTGCTGGGACTGGTGTCGACCGTGCTGGCAACAGTGCTGGTGGTAGCAACGCTGGAGCATGAAAGCCGACAGTCCCGCGCACCGACGCGGCTCATGTGGGCCGTCTATGTTCCATTGCTGGTCCCTCAGGTGGCCTTTCTCTATGGACTGACCTTGTTGCTGGAACAATTGCGCTGGCAGCCGGGGTTGCTTGTCGTCGGTCTGGCTCACAGCCTGTTTGTGGTGCCTTATGTTTATCTGTCTCTGGCTGAACCCTATCGCCGTCTGGACCCACGCTGGCAGCAACTGGCCGCTACGCTGGGCGCCAGTGCCAACCGTATCTGGTGGCGTATCAAACTGCCCATGTTAATGGCGCCCATTGCCACCGCGTGTGCAGTTGGCCTTGCGGTCAGTATCGGACAGTATCTGGCCACACTGTTGACGGGTGCTGGCCGAGTCAGCACGCTGACGACCGAAGCGGTTGCCCTGGCATCAGGTGGGACACGTGGCTCTGTCGCGGTATGGGCACTGGTCCAGACAACGGTGCCCATGTTTGGTTTCATTCTGGCCCTGACAATACCGCGCCTGTGGTGGCGAAACCGACGTGATATGAGAGGACAAATGACATGAGTGGTTTACGCCTGACCCTGAACAATATCTATATCAGTCTGCGTGGTCAGCGACTGCTGCAATTGAACACTGTGGTCGAATCGGGTGCCACTTTGACTGTCATGGGCCCGTCCGGTGTCGGCAAATCGTCGCTACTGGCCTATATCGCTGGCTTTCTGGCACCTGACTTTGAGGCCAGCGGAGAGATTTATCTGGGCGAACGCTGCCTGAACGCTCTCCCGGCCGAGCAGCGAAACGTCGGCCTGCTATTTCAGGACCCGCTGCTGTTTCCGCATTTATCAGTGGCCCAGAACCTGAGCTTTGCCCTGCCCCGTCACACGCAGAATCGTGCCGCTCAAGTTGAGCAGGCGCTGAAGGCAGTGGACATGGCCGGCTTTGCAGATCGGGACCCGGCAACACTGTCAGGTGGTCAGAAAGCGCGCATCGCATTACAGCGCCTGCTATTGTCGCAACCCAAAGCGGTGCTGCTGGATGAACCCTTTTCCAGACTGGACGCACATTTGCGTCAGGAAGTGCGCCAGTACGTATTCAGTTCCCTGCGGGACGCCGGGCTACCCACTATTCTGGTGACGCACGACGCTGATGATGCATCAGCCTCTGGCGGTCCCGTCATTGAATTGACCTGAACA encodes:
- the lptF gene encoding LPS export ABC transporter permease LptF, whose protein sequence is MILFRYFTQQILQVTLAVSLILLVVSFTSRFLQYLADAVAGKMTTDILLMLMLYRLPEFLLIIVPFAFFLAVLLAYGRMYAENEMVVLHACGFSRSRLLNMTMGIGLLLAVAMAALSLYAAPAGLQQTEALRQSQDELTEIDLIVSGQFQSFNRGQRVTYAESLSQTDVGRQLNNPFVVLRDPNPAQGDSGLRIMVAESARPIVDEASGRRFMLLENGYFYDGTPGAADYSVTEFQQQGVLLPEQSTIAPVLRGTELPTMALLGSSDPGLVAELQWRISVILLIPVLTLLAVPLSKVDPRQGRFARLVPAALLYGLYFMLLQVSRDAVEDGSLSPLIGMWWVHLVFAGAGLGLMWRDRAKKPALARMV
- a CDS encoding acyl-CoA thioesterase, with the translated sequence MPRVKINMPEEFLFTMEHPVRFSDLDYAKHLNSVAMVHILHEARLQFLASLGLTEANIFGLGMVVTDMAVDYRSQSFAKDVLVIEVGVSRFNKYGCDICFQITNSALDRVVCNAKQGVVFFDFDKHKIAAVPLAFKSLVGESDE
- a CDS encoding leucyl aminopeptidase produces the protein MKYQLLASKTLDKKTDCLVLGVWDRTGLDAPLEMLSALVVQQCTDIIKNGDIKGKAGETLLVHAPANAATSRILLVGLGDKNKFDAKVYRKIVRATAQALNKTPAKTALVSLVQLPISNRDSAWATAQLVTEIGNAQYRYDQTKSTKAEKPALSSIVIAAAADTNRKAMNAAITAGEAISLGMSVARELGNLPGNICTPSYLAERAIDLGKRNKAVKTKVLSEKQMENLKMGSLLSVGRGSKEESRLIVIEYKGSRKAHAAPYCLVGKGITFDTGGISIKPGAGMDEMKFDMCGAASVMGTMTAIAKLGLPINVTAVIAAAENMPGSQATKPGDIVTSMSGKTIEILNTDAEGRLVLCDALTYAERFKPRTVIDIATLTGAAVATFGDVNTAMLSNNEALAQELFALGQDTLDTVWQLPLDDEYQSLLDSNFADIANIGGPRAGTITAACFLSRFTQKFQWAHLDIAGTAWLGGGQKGATGRPVPLLVEYLRKQKD
- a CDS encoding SPASM domain-containing protein encodes the protein MESIYYVLCWHCHRRCKHCYDERFRPYVRDELDSVVTEAANSAPAIISNLPVSMQYLDRNSPDPDSPGGFRKRTGRIIISGGDVLTEPVRERVLYPALEAIRDKYRDQGGVKVIVQTTGDLLTEKILDELLSRGVWSVSAAGIDDYHVGMQGEKKYELAARLKTMFEAAGMISVADHDKRRDLDQTGPPVYSLFGATDDAWIGKIWPRGRAWRNSLSKATMADNFCNAWSGGLGFLEHGFSGSEVSIDPDGNVFPCCLKTARPLGNLTEEPLLDILDSLAGHPVFEAINAGKPERMGLSLDLPVQQFLEASHTQTPDGSDYSNICIGCDAFFRDHLEGVLHDLHRQRLNRRLNMIPIHQTS
- a CDS encoding ABC transporter substrate-binding protein, producing the protein MSVTSVPAWYLNCLLRIVWLRYGMLSAQLIMTVVTAGELNAQTPNPADWSSVVQQADNQDLYFYTWGGDQQTNAYLAWTRQQLEINYNIRMTHVRLSDTADAVSRILAERQAGNLDRGAVDLLWLNGENFASLKNNDLLFGPWAEQLPNFGLVNAEDNPDVRTDFTLPVEGYESPWLRAHLVFYYDTAYIDAPPANITELLAWAQRHPGEFTYPRPPDFLATTFLKQALLELADDTTPLYGPVEDSDFDAITAPLWQFLDALHPLLLRQGRNFPANGSAVRQLMADGEIALALSFNPTDAVNSVLRGELPESIRTYVSNRGTLANVSFVAIPFNASHKAAAMVAANFLLSVPAQLRAQDPDHMGGTAAIDVDVLPPSEQRLFAATRQSHPAAPALMTDNQQLQEPHPSWMDALEQAWMARYGSR
- a CDS encoding ABC transporter permease → MLRAAPVLMIGLLILPVLAGLSVIVLPSFGYLPALQQTDPGLSVWRELLHTPGIGHSVTLSLGAAIVTPLLSLFLVMLFLASVSGTRWAHAMRRLVAPLLAVPHAAAAFGLAFLIAPSGFALRLISPEPSGWQRPPDLLILNDPLGLSMMLGLVLKEIPFLLLMALAALPQINPEQRVTMARTLGYRPVLAWLWTVAPALYPLLRLPLFAVIAFASATVDVALILGPSLPPTLSVRIIGWFSDPDLNQRLLASAAALLQLIVTLSAIGLWIATEKLVARLYRRLLLSGIRGTGHALLAATGKVLMMLTLGALLISVLLLLVHAFAGIWRFPANLPASWTLQHWHSVGPTLLGPLANTMVLGLVSTVLATVLVVATLEHESRQSRAPTRLMWAVYVPLLVPQVAFLYGLTLLLEQLRWQPGLLVVGLAHSLFVVPYVYLSLAEPYRRLDPRWQQLAATLGASANRIWWRIKLPMLMAPIATACAVGLAVSIGQYLATLLTGAGRVSTLTTEAVALASGGTRGSVAVWALVQTTVPMFGFILALTIPRLWWRNRRDMRGQMT
- a CDS encoding ATP-binding cassette domain-containing protein; this translates as MSGLRLTLNNIYISLRGQRLLQLNTVVESGATLTVMGPSGVGKSSLLAYIAGFLAPDFEASGEIYLGERCLNALPAEQRNVGLLFQDPLLFPHLSVAQNLSFALPRHTQNRAAQVEQALKAVDMAGFADRDPATLSGGQKARIALQRLLLSQPKAVLLDEPFSRLDAHLRQEVRQYVFSSLRDAGLPTILVTHDADDASASGGPVIELT